One genomic window of Eptesicus fuscus isolate TK198812 chromosome 6, DD_ASM_mEF_20220401, whole genome shotgun sequence includes the following:
- the CLEC17A gene encoding C-type lectin domain family 17, member A — MHILYPNSGCRDLPGTREDDDDDADDYENMAPSYKDLPPKPGSVVPPRPPKAGIKAETHPLSSKPLTTTGLDLTPVTSTSQLGISLELPPLQPSQASSRILSPHSQAPVLDSLSSFSPSATPVPWVSQKSGGPGCYQEERWLVFLCLLVVVSLFLGCTGLAVTLIKYQAVVEELKMLTFQQMAWQANVTGMSGLAGLKKDIDRVRGDTNQSLMELRGLLGCARVTCPEGWLPFEGKCYYFSPNTKPWDEARKFCQENYSHLVIISSIDEQNFVVKAHRSPRVHWLGLSDREHEGDWKWLDGSPVTLSFWEPEEPNNMNNEDCVSMNKHGSWNDLSCNKATYWICERKCSC; from the exons ATGCATATCCTGTATCCTAACTCTGGGTGCCGGGACCTTCCAG GGACCAGAGAGGATGACGATGATGATGCTGATGACTATGAGAACATGGCGCCATCCTACAAGGACCTTCCTCCCAAGCCAG GTTCAGTGGTTCCACCAAGGCCTCCAAAGGCAG gaATAAAAGCAGAAACTCACCCACTTTCCAGCAAGCCCCTGACAACCACAG gcctggaccTCACCCCTGTCACCAGCACATCTCAACTGG GAATTTCTCTCGAGCTTCCTCCACTCCAGCCATCCCAAGCCA GTTCAAGGATCCTTTCCCCACACTCTCAAGCACCAGTATTGGACTCTCTGTCCTCATTCTCACCCTCAGCAACTCCAGTGCCCTGGGTCAGTCAGAAATCTGGGGGTCCTGGGTGCTACCAGGAGGAGAGGTGGCTGGTTTTCCTGTGTCTTCTGGTGGTGGTGTCACTGTTCCTGGGCTGCACTGGTCTGGCTGTAACCCTGATTAAGT ACCAGGCGGTGGTGGAAGAACTGAAGATGTTAACCTTTCAGCAGATGGCGTGGCAAGCAAATG TGACGGGCATGTCCGGGCTTGCTGGCCTGAAGAAGGACATTGACCGAGTAAGAGGTGACACCAACCAGTCTCTGATGGAACTTCGGGGCTTATTAG GCTGTGCCAGGGTCACCTGCCCTGAGGGCTGGCTCCCTTTCGAGGGCAAGTGTTACTACTTCTCCCCAAACACCAAGCCATGGGATGAAGCCCGAAAGTTCTGCCAAGAGAATTACTCCCACTTGGTCATCATCAGTAGCATCGATGAGCAG AACTTTGTGGTCAAGGCTCACCGCTCTCCACGGGTGCACTGGCTGGGGCTGAGCGACAGGGAACACGAAGGGGACTGGAAGTGGCTGGATGGGTCGCCTGTCACTTTGAG cTTCTGGGAACCAGAGGAACCTAACAACATGAATAATGAGGACTGTGTCAGCATGAACAAACATGGCAGCTGGAATGACCTCTCCTGCAACAAAGCTACGTATTGGATTTGTGAGCGGAAATGCTCCTGTTGA